The following proteins are co-located in the Lacticaseibacillus paracasei subsp. paracasei genome:
- a CDS encoding iron-sulfur cluster biosynthesis family protein, with product MATIKLSQAFVDLMKKKHIDQKTLLLITDDGGGRYSLQGGACSIGTKFTLIVLDQPDSDYQVKLENDAGLDLYTSDYDMIFFASGLAMDFQNGAISIKDDAHAYLDGSVRIANGADVLAAFKKGIMVSGATC from the coding sequence ATGGCAACGATCAAATTATCGCAGGCTTTTGTTGATTTGATGAAGAAGAAGCATATTGATCAGAAGACGTTGTTGCTGATTACAGATGATGGTGGCGGGCGGTATTCGTTGCAAGGCGGCGCCTGCAGTATCGGGACGAAGTTTACGTTGATTGTGCTTGATCAGCCGGATTCGGACTATCAGGTGAAATTGGAAAATGATGCGGGTCTGGATCTATATACGTCTGACTATGACATGATTTTCTTTGCCAGCGGTTTAGCGATGGATTTTCAAAATGGGGCGATCAGCATTAAGGATGATGCTCACGCTTATTTGGATGGCAGTGTTCGAATCGCCAATGGTGCAGATGTATTGGCAGCCTTCAAAAAAGGAATCATGGTTAGCGGCGCAACTTGTTAG
- a CDS encoding phosphotransferase enzyme family protein: MDLCKFGRRCELKIIDSVAKAYSLGSVRHLQALHNGKTSMAWQVEATTGRYIVKTIQSQKQAVFEFAVSNAVRQRSLELTPEILLSIACQPFVVIEGQTYQVQAFLSGTERPPSLRETLKSYRQMRQVLDQFDYSFSPPDSMPLAVLWRAHREALSEKKPVLFHQIAAMVPELKRIDQSRDAWIHGDLGKWNLLVTNSGQVVVIDFGEARLGPKLLDFAALFQGFMPKNKQDLMAYLNEFLALSGIQITDRHLFLMTVQLWLVKGLLIVINEQASLAGVFQNAIELVSSLV, translated from the coding sequence ATGGATTTGTGTAAGTTTGGGAGAAGGTGCGAGTTGAAAATAATTGACAGTGTGGCGAAAGCTTACAGTTTAGGTAGCGTTCGGCATCTACAGGCCTTGCACAATGGCAAAACCAGCATGGCATGGCAAGTTGAAGCAACAACAGGGCGATACATCGTTAAGACTATTCAAAGCCAAAAGCAAGCAGTCTTTGAGTTTGCAGTGAGCAATGCTGTGCGTCAGAGAAGTCTTGAACTCACGCCTGAGATCTTATTAAGTATCGCTTGTCAGCCATTTGTTGTCATTGAAGGCCAGACGTATCAAGTACAGGCATTTTTATCAGGCACAGAACGGCCGCCATCCTTACGTGAAACGCTTAAAAGCTATCGGCAAATGCGGCAAGTGTTGGATCAATTTGACTATTCATTTTCGCCACCAGATTCAATGCCATTGGCCGTATTATGGCGTGCCCATCGAGAAGCATTATCTGAAAAGAAGCCAGTTCTGTTTCATCAGATAGCCGCCATGGTTCCTGAACTGAAGCGCATTGATCAGTCCCGCGATGCTTGGATTCACGGAGACTTAGGGAAGTGGAATTTACTGGTGACTAACTCAGGGCAAGTCGTTGTCATCGACTTTGGTGAAGCTCGGCTTGGCCCGAAGTTGTTGGACTTTGCGGCGTTGTTTCAAGGTTTTATGCCGAAAAATAAACAGGATCTGATGGCATATTTGAATGAATTCTTGGCTTTATCTGGGATTCAAATTACTGACCGCCATCTTTTTCTGATGACGGTTCAGCTTTGGTTGGTGAAGGGGTTGTTGATTGTCATCAATGAGCAAGCTAGTCTTGCAGGCGTTTTTCAAAATGCAATCGAACTTGTTTCATCACTGGTATGA
- a CDS encoding helix-turn-helix transcriptional regulator, which translates to MNRVRDYRRAQKMSQLALAEKIGVARQTINLIENSKYNPSLDLCLKLAWTLKTDLNTLFWREESESN; encoded by the coding sequence ATGAACCGCGTACGCGACTATCGGCGGGCACAGAAAATGTCACAACTGGCTTTGGCGGAAAAAATCGGCGTTGCTCGGCAAACCATTAATCTCATTGAGAACAGCAAATACAATCCTTCTTTGGATCTTTGTCTCAAACTAGCCTGGACGCTAAAAACTGATTTGAACACCTTATTTTGGAGGGAAGAAAGTGAATCGAATTGA
- a CDS encoding DUF3278 domain-containing protein: MNRIEKKLIKNIFGIQGPVDERALAIIGRASMYAVLGILIFEVIVDIVGIALPIYHDETAFEILLMIQFMGVISIIIGTICLTIGRSGLNHQEVTPEKYSAALKRIQLKTIWCGTLTIINVHVIEALLSLKERALLTSLTSPRQLLQTIVFGSIFCPLIYWIAKRNLKVVYVDD, from the coding sequence GTGAATCGAATTGAAAAGAAGCTGATAAAAAACATTTTTGGCATTCAGGGTCCCGTTGACGAACGGGCACTCGCAATTATTGGCCGCGCCTCGATGTACGCAGTTTTGGGAATTCTTATCTTTGAAGTGATTGTTGACATTGTTGGCATCGCGTTGCCTATTTATCATGATGAAACGGCTTTTGAAATCTTGTTAATGATCCAGTTCATGGGCGTTATTAGTATTATCATTGGCACAATTTGTTTAACCATCGGGAGATCCGGCTTAAATCATCAAGAAGTAACACCGGAAAAATACTCAGCCGCACTGAAAAGGATACAGCTTAAAACAATATGGTGTGGGACTTTAACAATAATTAATGTTCACGTCATTGAAGCGCTATTATCACTGAAAGAACGGGCATTACTGACAAGCTTAACTAGTCCACGGCAACTTCTGCAGACGATTGTTTTTGGTTCTATATTCTGCCCGCTTATATACTGGATTGCAAAGCGAAATCTCAAAGTTGTTTATGTTGACGATTGA
- a CDS encoding matrixin family metalloprotease: MKHRNRLFWLIMLVAGIFLIYSTESPVPIAARNTVKQGISNVWTATTDTVSTWLNGGPRSVAKNGASIASTAPSQPSQVPSATPSQAVDATPALSIVQGHQLRSVYYYHFDDDLPQSEHDVFLKAVKAYNATGIVKLVAGQGKKSDNQITFSSYKKEMSAKSFGSTELGAGGPTIIVETYGSQVTVINHARASLNLSYPLQSVNDAVAMHELGHALGLDHSQSKASVMYPITQGVSQLSAGDIAGLKAIYGSR, from the coding sequence ATGAAACATCGCAACCGTTTATTTTGGCTGATTATGCTTGTGGCTGGGATCTTTTTAATCTATAGCACTGAAAGTCCGGTGCCGATCGCTGCTCGCAACACCGTCAAGCAAGGCATTAGCAATGTCTGGACCGCCACAACTGATACCGTCAGCACTTGGCTAAACGGCGGTCCGCGATCTGTCGCAAAAAATGGTGCGTCAATTGCCAGCACCGCGCCAAGTCAACCGAGTCAGGTACCTTCAGCCACACCGAGTCAAGCGGTCGATGCCACACCTGCCTTGAGTATTGTTCAAGGGCACCAACTTCGAAGTGTCTATTACTACCATTTTGATGACGACTTGCCACAGTCTGAACACGATGTCTTTTTAAAAGCCGTCAAAGCGTATAACGCAACGGGCATCGTCAAACTGGTTGCCGGTCAAGGTAAAAAATCCGATAACCAGATCACGTTTTCCAGTTATAAAAAAGAAATGTCAGCAAAAAGTTTTGGCTCAACGGAACTCGGTGCTGGCGGCCCGACAATTATTGTCGAAACCTATGGCAGCCAAGTCACCGTCATCAACCACGCCCGCGCCAGCCTGAATCTTTCTTATCCTTTACAATCGGTCAACGATGCAGTCGCGATGCACGAGCTCGGCCATGCGTTGGGACTCGATCACAGTCAATCAAAAGCATCCGTTATGTATCCAATTACGCAAGGTGTTAGTCAGTTGTCGGCAGGCGATATTGCGGGACTGAAGGCGATTTATGGCAGTCGATAA
- a CDS encoding DeoR/GlpR family DNA-binding transcription regulator encodes MKNSLANVQARRADIERLVDRHGIATVKGLALRLEVSEITIRRDLKILHAMGRVKWHNGLVEAIAGHGGGEQRTLAVIAQKIAAAVPHYIARYSTLFMNANSLCLQVINELAKIPVTVITNNPCATACARHEGTKIMITGGRVSTKKSVLAGSETLNFLSSAIADVTVIGCDGISVDGGLTSSNAEAAAIDSMMVTKAKKCVICLADYRKIGATQQYHIADLGKVDILITDSFADEAVLQRARRKGINVIQVTVW; translated from the coding sequence ATGAAAAATTCACTGGCCAACGTTCAAGCGCGGCGAGCTGACATTGAACGACTGGTTGATCGGCACGGAATTGCAACTGTGAAAGGATTGGCGCTTCGGCTCGAGGTTTCCGAAATCACGATCAGGCGGGACCTGAAAATATTGCATGCCATGGGGCGGGTTAAATGGCACAACGGTCTTGTTGAAGCGATTGCCGGACATGGTGGGGGTGAGCAGAGAACTTTGGCGGTGATTGCCCAAAAGATTGCGGCGGCTGTTCCCCATTACATTGCGCGGTACAGCACCCTTTTCATGAACGCCAATTCATTGTGTCTGCAAGTCATCAATGAACTGGCTAAAATACCAGTGACCGTTATCACCAACAATCCATGTGCAACTGCTTGTGCGCGGCATGAGGGCACTAAGATTATGATTACGGGTGGTAGGGTCAGTACAAAGAAAAGTGTGCTGGCTGGCAGTGAAACGCTGAACTTTTTGTCGTCAGCGATAGCCGATGTCACCGTGATCGGCTGTGACGGCATCTCGGTTGACGGTGGCCTAACTTCAAGTAATGCAGAGGCGGCAGCGATCGATTCAATGATGGTTACAAAGGCGAAAAAGTGTGTCATCTGCCTAGCAGATTATCGAAAAATCGGTGCTACTCAGCAGTATCACATTGCTGATCTTGGCAAGGTGGATATTTTAATCACAGATAGTTTTGCAGATGAAGCGGTGTTGCAGCGAGCGCGCAGAAAAGGTATCAACGTCATTCAAGTGACCGTTTGGTAA